One window of the Cryptomeria japonica chromosome 7, Sugi_1.0, whole genome shotgun sequence genome contains the following:
- the LOC131054116 gene encoding bark agglutinin I polypeptide A-like produces MASTHQVQAARLFFCLSITCSAFCYMSDAGAISFSFPPKTNIQLSADASIYQNVIHLTKSRSGLGWATYSNIIPSKALASFSTHFQFSIVAVNGSGDGLTFFLAPSDFESFDADRGEWLGLFESETDGNSSNQIVAVEFDTYENEFDPDDNHVGIDVNSVISVKTVSVSDLYTGATLNNGEKWEVWVDYNGTQI; encoded by the coding sequence ATGGCTAGCACCCATCAAGTACAAGCAGCGAGATTGTTTTTCTGCTTGTCTATTACTTGTTCGGCTTTTTGTTACATGTCAGACGCAGGAGCGATTAGTTTCAGTTTTCCTCCCAAAACAAATATCCAACTATCAGCAGATGCTTCCATTTATCAGAACGTGATACACCTTACCAAGAGCCGATCGGGCCTCGGGTGGGCAACTTACTCCAACATTATTCCTTCTAAAGCTCTGGCAAGTTTTTCAACGCATTTCCAATTCAGCATAGTTGCAGTCAATGGCAGCGGAGACGGTCTCACTTTCTTTCTCGCTCCCTCCGACTTTGAATCCTTCGACGCTGATCGCGGCGAATGGCTCGGACTCTTTGAATCTGAAACAGATGGGAACTCATCCAATCAGATTGTTGCTGTGGAGTTCGACACATACGAGAATGAGTTTGATCCGGATGATAACCATGTAGGAATCGATGTCAACAGTGTCATATCAGTGAAAACTGTTTCAGTAAGTGATCTTTACACAGGCGCTACTCTCAACAATGGAGAAAAGTGGGAAGTGTGGGTTGATTACAACGGCACACAGATTTAA